GGAGCATCGCCTCATCGGCCTGCATCATCGGGAAGTAGAACCAGGCGTGAGTCGGACTGAACCGGAGCGAGTAGACCTCTCCGGTCCGATCTCGATACCGAAGATCGGTGGGGACGAAGTCCCCCGGGGCGATCGTTCGGGCGTCGCACACCGCCAGCGGGGCCTGTTCGACGGGCCCGCGGATCGGCTTCCAGACGTTGATGACGGCGAAGCGGCTGCGCAGCAGCCGTTCGGCCTCGGCGCCGAAGAGGTCGCGCACCCTCTGCGGCCCCGACTGCTCGGTGTAGTCGTTGTGCGCGTAGCGCACGGGGCCCTGGGCGCCGTTCTCGCCGCGTTCGGCCATCGCGGTATTGCGCACGTTGTGGTCGAAGGCGACGACGCGCGAGGCGCCGGTGAGCTCCTTCACCAAGGCTTCGACCTCGCGGTAGTAGAGGCGCTTGACCGCCCGCTCGTCGTACAGGTCATCGACCGCCGTCACGTGACGGGCGAGCATGAACCCCTCTACGTCGAGCGATGGTGGCGGATCGAGCCGGCGCGCGTCCTGGATCGCGACCGTGTGCCGATCACCCTTGGTGTTCCGCCGGGGTTCACCCGCAGGAGGGTCGTAGAGATAAAAGAAGGGCCGCTCCGGCATCGTGGCGAGGTAGTGGATCGTCGATTCGACCATCGGATCAACCGCCTCGACGGCGACTGCCCGTGAGTCCGCCTTCGCCGTAGCGATCGGCCGGCCCTTCGCCGCCGGGACCGA
The sequence above is a segment of the Deltaproteobacteria bacterium genome. Coding sequences within it:
- a CDS encoding methyltransferase, producing the protein MVESTIHYLATMPERPFFYLYDPPAGEPRRNTKGDRHTVAIQDARRLDPPPSLDVEGFMLARHVTAVDDLYDERAVKRLYYREVEALVKELTGASRVVAFDHNVRNTAMAERGENGAQGPVRYAHNDYTEQSGPQRVRDLFGAEAERLLRSRFAVINVWKPIRGPVEQAPLAVCDARTIAPGDFVPTDLRYRDRTGEVYSLRFSPTHAWFYFPMMQADEAMLLKCFDADRSRARFTAHSAFDDPGSRADARARESIEVRTLAFFGEA